Proteins from a genomic interval of Petrotoga miotherma DSM 10691:
- the gltX gene encoding glutamate--tRNA ligase — MIRVRFAPSPTGHLHVGGLRTALFNWYFAKKNNGKFILRIEDTDMERSKKEYEDAIFEEMKWVGLDYDEGVDKPGEYGPYRQSERLGIYKGYIDQLLNEEKAYFSVTKSDEIIFEGNNLPDKYKKNNEYSVVVKFKVDKDQKISFLDEIRGTIQFDMSHINDFVILRSNGIPVYNFTVVIDDYLMKISHVIRGEDHISNTPKQILIYNALSFELPKFAHLPLILGEDKSPLSKRHGEVSITYFRKEGYLPKAILNYLSLLGWNANEQIFDYIKKYQEFDLKKVSKNPSIFDYTKLLWTNEVHLRNDSIEEVHKSFNEWAKYTNVKIDNEDSFVKKIIEVSRAKVQTLKQLYEFSKNFFVKEFEYEEEFIEKYMKKPWFKEVIEITIRKLSEIDEYDLANVENTLKEIADLNITGRKNVFQTIRGSLLGRLVTPGLYESIIILGKNESIKRLKRALEFSNTLDINPRR, encoded by the coding sequence ATGATCAGAGTAAGATTTGCTCCTAGTCCTACGGGTCATCTACACGTTGGAGGGTTGAGAACAGCCTTGTTTAATTGGTACTTTGCTAAGAAAAATAATGGGAAGTTTATACTAAGAATTGAAGATACCGATATGGAACGCTCCAAAAAAGAGTACGAAGATGCCATTTTTGAAGAAATGAAATGGGTAGGTTTGGATTACGACGAGGGGGTTGATAAACCTGGTGAATATGGGCCATATAGGCAAAGTGAAAGACTAGGCATATACAAAGGTTATATAGATCAACTCCTAAATGAAGAAAAAGCTTATTTTTCAGTTACTAAAAGCGATGAAATAATTTTTGAAGGTAATAATCTTCCAGACAAATATAAAAAAAACAATGAGTATTCTGTGGTTGTAAAGTTTAAAGTTGATAAAGATCAAAAAATATCGTTTTTGGACGAAATTAGAGGAACTATACAATTCGATATGTCTCATATAAATGATTTTGTTATTCTAAGATCAAACGGAATTCCGGTTTACAATTTCACAGTTGTGATAGATGATTATCTGATGAAAATAAGCCATGTTATAAGGGGTGAAGACCACATCTCTAATACACCCAAACAAATTTTGATATATAATGCTTTATCTTTTGAACTTCCAAAATTTGCCCATTTGCCTTTGATTTTAGGTGAAGACAAGTCTCCTTTGTCTAAAAGACACGGGGAGGTTTCGATTACTTATTTTAGAAAAGAAGGATATCTTCCTAAAGCTATATTGAATTACTTGAGTTTGTTAGGGTGGAATGCTAACGAACAGATATTTGATTACATAAAAAAATACCAGGAATTTGATCTAAAAAAGGTATCAAAAAATCCTTCCATTTTTGATTACACTAAACTTCTATGGACAAATGAAGTGCATTTGAGAAATGATTCAATTGAAGAAGTACACAAAAGTTTTAATGAATGGGCTAAATATACAAACGTCAAAATAGACAATGAAGATTCTTTTGTAAAAAAAATCATAGAAGTTTCCAGAGCTAAAGTTCAAACATTAAAACAACTTTATGAATTTTCCAAAAATTTTTTTGTTAAAGAATTCGAATACGAAGAAGAATTTATCGAAAAATACATGAAAAAACCTTGGTTTAAAGAAGTTATCGAGATAACGATAAGAAAACTCTCAGAAATTGATGAGTACGACCTTGCAAATGTAGAAAATACTTTAAAAGAAATAGCGGATCTAAATATCACTGGTAGAAAAAATGTTTTTCAGACAATAAGAGGCTCTCTTTTAGGGAGGTTAGTAACTCCTGGTTTGTACGAATCTATAATTATTTTAGGAAAAAATGAAAGCATTAAAAGATTAAAAAGAGCTTTGGAATTCTCAAATACTTTGGATATTAATCCAAGAAGGTGA
- a CDS encoding OmpH family outer membrane protein, with amino-acid sequence MSNTTRKVLSMMVFTIMFVVISFSQTDSNLKIGYVNFAKAVESYYEWKDLESMYQIDLKYYQGKINEMEQQFNELQSSGATEEVLQQNLQQLQTRVNQYQQALQEEYQQKMANIVSKVTVKISQYAKENGYDLILNENGVVYYNPELDLTDKIIQYLNEN; translated from the coding sequence GTGAGTAATACAACAAGAAAAGTTCTTTCTATGATGGTATTTACCATTATGTTTGTGGTTATATCTTTTTCTCAAACGGATTCAAATCTCAAAATTGGCTATGTAAATTTTGCAAAGGCAGTAGAAAGTTATTATGAATGGAAAGATTTGGAATCCATGTACCAAATCGATTTAAAATATTATCAAGGAAAAATCAACGAAATGGAACAACAGTTCAATGAGTTACAAAGTTCGGGGGCAACTGAGGAAGTACTGCAACAAAATCTTCAACAATTGCAAACTCGTGTAAATCAATATCAACAAGCATTACAAGAAGAGTATCAGCAGAAGATGGCAAACATCGTTTCAAAAGTAACAGTAAAGATATCTCAGTATGCGAAAGAAAATGGTTACGATTTGATTTTAAATGAAAACGGAGTAGTTTATTACAATCCAGAATTAGATTTAACCGATAAAATTATTCAGTATTTGAATGAGAATTAA
- a CDS encoding TIGR00725 family protein → MNVGVIGYSGNIFKEPIKSLTSLCYDVGRIIAKNNWVLVNGGRDGIMQLVSKAVKNSGGHVIGFLPWEQEGNGYLDIPVKTGLDLNMRSFVLLKNVDVVVSMGGEIGTAIEILGAYSYKKPILLMKNSGGWTDRITEVLIEGKFLDNRKLVEVKQVSSIDELERVLNGIEEVKNK, encoded by the coding sequence TTGAACGTTGGGGTTATTGGATATTCCGGGAATATATTTAAAGAACCAATTAAATCGTTAACTTCACTGTGTTATGATGTCGGTAGAATTATAGCAAAGAATAATTGGGTTTTAGTGAACGGTGGACGAGATGGAATAATGCAATTAGTTTCAAAGGCGGTAAAAAATAGTGGGGGGCATGTTATTGGTTTTTTACCCTGGGAACAGGAAGGGAACGGTTATCTGGACATTCCTGTAAAAACAGGGCTTGATCTAAATATGCGTTCTTTTGTTTTGTTAAAAAATGTTGACGTGGTCGTAAGTATGGGAGGAGAAATTGGCACAGCTATCGAAATTTTGGGGGCCTATTCTTACAAAAAACCGATATTGCTAATGAAAAACTCAGGCGGATGGACAGATCGAATAACTGAAGTTTTGATAGAAGGTAAGTTTCTTGATAACAGAAAATTAGTAGAGGTAAAACAAGTATCATCGATAGATGAACTGGAAAGAGTTTTGAACGGTATTGAAGAGGTGAAAAACAAATGA
- a CDS encoding Mini-ribonuclease 3 produces MKGFDEIINLQLADLREIPIENFSYIGDAVIGLIYKVKLLKDGRIKTKDLYEKTKDFLSAKAHSKFVDIVLDHLTPIEMQYYKRAENSNGAKKRGNDNDYRKSTGFEAVIGYLFLTKSYSRIEELLGVIDNCIYTEKTY; encoded by the coding sequence ATGAAAGGATTCGATGAAATTATAAATCTCCAACTTGCGGATCTGCGTGAAATACCTATTGAGAACTTTTCCTATATTGGAGATGCTGTTATAGGTTTGATTTACAAGGTGAAATTGCTAAAGGATGGCAGGATAAAAACAAAAGATCTTTATGAAAAAACAAAAGATTTTTTAAGTGCAAAAGCTCATTCAAAGTTTGTTGATATTGTGTTAGATCATTTAACTCCAATAGAAATGCAGTATTACAAACGGGCGGAAAATTCGAACGGTGCGAAGAAAAGAGGCAACGACAATGATTATAGGAAATCTACAGGATTTGAAGCAGTCATTGGATACCTTTTTTTGACTAAAAGTTACTCAAGAATCGAGGAATTATTGGGAGTGATCGATAATTGTATATATACGGAAAAAACATATTGA
- a CDS encoding L,D-transpeptidase family protein: protein MRKITKGLSLIIFVTLFSVLFSENYFHLYPVEYDQTQNIVKINLESYINTTQKPNVYIYDGGDRKKLTLYEKENGDFSFYVNLNAFKGDYYSFLVTSTDKVGKSVSQFFANFLEKALFAPNIEVEITTSVVENGYQYYLDYYPEEDLELVKVQVGDTVFEGTDEFLRLLGNFEDGFYDSVFTFRNRYGILFERKVTFLKLANVVATENVLKPKQRHEVYGYHIVQKGESLYKIAEKYKVLPGDLVNMNDLKDPSLIYPGQALKIGQVKYEESPLRLEINLSQNKMYLYFHDQLLKTYIVAVGMSDYTPPGYYKISYKEKDPALYWYDEYIPPGSLMNGMGTRWLQLSNPQYGIHGTTKPWEIGKRISHGCIRMFNFDVEVIDFLASLGTEVYVYNGENKKES, encoded by the coding sequence TTGAGAAAAATCACAAAAGGATTATCGCTAATAATATTTGTGACTTTATTTTCAGTACTTTTTTCTGAAAATTATTTTCATTTGTATCCCGTTGAATATGATCAAACTCAAAATATTGTGAAAATTAATTTAGAAAGTTATATAAATACTACGCAAAAACCAAATGTATACATATATGATGGGGGAGATAGAAAGAAATTAACCTTGTATGAAAAAGAAAACGGTGATTTCTCCTTTTATGTTAATTTAAACGCTTTTAAAGGCGATTATTACTCATTCTTAGTAACCTCTACAGATAAAGTAGGGAAAAGTGTTTCACAGTTTTTTGCAAATTTTCTGGAAAAAGCCTTATTCGCTCCAAATATAGAAGTTGAAATAACCACCTCTGTCGTGGAAAATGGTTATCAATATTATTTGGATTATTACCCAGAAGAAGATTTGGAATTAGTAAAAGTACAGGTGGGGGATACCGTTTTTGAAGGTACAGATGAGTTCTTAAGGCTGCTGGGTAACTTTGAAGATGGGTTTTATGACTCTGTTTTTACTTTTAGAAATAGATATGGAATACTTTTTGAACGAAAAGTCACCTTTTTGAAATTGGCAAATGTTGTAGCTACCGAGAACGTTTTAAAACCAAAGCAAAGACATGAAGTATATGGTTACCATATCGTGCAAAAAGGTGAGAGTTTATATAAAATTGCTGAAAAATACAAAGTTCTTCCTGGAGATTTGGTCAACATGAACGATCTAAAAGATCCTTCTTTGATATATCCTGGACAAGCTTTAAAGATAGGACAAGTTAAATATGAAGAAAGTCCTTTACGCTTAGAAATAAACCTTTCGCAAAATAAGATGTACTTATATTTTCATGATCAGTTGTTAAAAACTTATATAGTTGCTGTTGGTATGAGTGATTACACACCTCCAGGCTACTATAAAATTTCATACAAAGAAAAAGATCCTGCATTGTATTGGTATGATGAATATATACCTCCGGGGTCTCTAATGAATGGGATGGGAACAAGATGGTTACAACTCTCAAATCCACAGTACGGGATTCATGGTACTACGAAGCCCTGGGAAATAGGCAAAAGGATATCTCATGGATGTATAAGGATGTTCAACTTTGATGTGGAAGTTATAGATTTTTTAGCGTCTTTGGGAACCGAGGTTTATGTAT
- the lptB gene encoding LPS export ABC transporter ATP-binding protein, which produces MEKVIVSCRNISKTYGKKIVLDNIQFQSKSGLITGLLGPNGAGKTTLFKIILGLVVPNSGDVFLDGQNITHLPIHKRALNGLAYLPQEPSVFRNLSVKDNLKMISDLLKIQDADQKIKIIVGEFGLDNLMHQKSYSLSGGEKRKLEFARTLITNPKVILLDEPFVGIDPITVKDIQQIIRKLAKSGISIIVTDHSVDEIAQVVDELYVLHKGKVIANGVPKEVLDDPRVKENYLGW; this is translated from the coding sequence ATGGAAAAGGTTATTGTCTCTTGTAGAAACATTAGTAAAACATATGGGAAAAAGATTGTGTTAGATAATATTCAATTTCAATCAAAATCCGGTTTAATTACAGGATTACTTGGTCCCAATGGTGCAGGAAAAACAACGCTGTTCAAGATAATTTTGGGGTTAGTTGTTCCCAACTCAGGAGATGTTTTCCTTGATGGCCAAAATATAACCCATCTTCCGATACACAAAAGAGCGTTGAATGGATTGGCCTATCTGCCTCAAGAACCGTCTGTTTTCAGGAACTTATCCGTTAAAGATAATCTTAAAATGATCTCTGACCTTCTTAAGATTCAAGATGCAGATCAAAAAATTAAGATTATAGTGGGAGAGTTTGGATTAGATAATTTAATGCACCAAAAGTCTTATTCTTTATCAGGTGGAGAAAAGAGAAAATTAGAATTTGCTAGAACCTTGATAACAAATCCCAAAGTAATTCTTTTGGATGAACCTTTTGTTGGAATAGATCCCATAACTGTTAAAGATATACAGCAGATAATTAGGAAACTTGCAAAAAGTGGGATTTCGATAATTGTTACAGATCACAGTGTTGATGAAATTGCTCAGGTAGTTGATGAACTTTATGTTTTACACAAGGGTAAAGTTATAGCTAACGGTGTTCCAAAAGAGGTTTTGGATGATCCAAGAGTCAAAGAAAATTATTTGGGTTGGTGA
- the coaBC gene encoding bifunctional phosphopantothenoylcysteine decarboxylase/phosphopantothenate--cysteine ligase CoaBC yields the protein MYPYLKGKNILLGVTSGIAIYKAVDLISKMRQIECNPKVIMTKNAQRWISDQIFSAVGNCEVYYETFDVKTGWIPHTELSRWAELFIVAPATANIIAKISHGIADDLLSCTALAYSKTSKIIVPTMNVRMYENPINKKNLEVLKQNGWSIIEPEEGHLADGEIGKGRYPDNSEILEYSEYLLSKKDFMNKKVLVTAGPTVERIDPVRFLSNRSSGRMGYELAREFANRGADVTLISGPTDLKPPSIVKKIIRIESAKELREKVLEHFEDSDIIVMTAAVSDVRIKNYSEQKLKKDTIVNLEIEKNPDIIKELGRKKRDGQILVGFAAETENLKENAIKKLKEKKIDMIVLNDVSREDIGFEKEENEVTIFTSKEELRLEKNHKRIIANNICDFIFSTFF from the coding sequence GTGTATCCTTACTTAAAAGGGAAAAATATTTTACTCGGTGTAACGAGTGGAATCGCCATTTATAAAGCGGTTGATCTGATTTCTAAGATGAGACAGATTGAATGTAATCCAAAAGTTATCATGACAAAAAATGCCCAAAGATGGATATCCGACCAGATTTTTTCTGCTGTAGGTAACTGTGAGGTTTACTATGAAACTTTCGATGTTAAAACCGGTTGGATTCCCCATACAGAGCTTTCAAGGTGGGCAGAACTGTTTATCGTTGCTCCTGCGACCGCAAATATAATAGCCAAAATATCACATGGTATTGCCGATGATCTACTTTCTTGTACCGCTTTAGCTTATTCCAAAACTTCTAAAATAATTGTTCCTACAATGAACGTTAGGATGTATGAAAATCCTATTAATAAAAAGAATTTAGAAGTATTGAAACAAAATGGTTGGTCTATAATAGAGCCTGAAGAAGGACACTTAGCAGACGGAGAAATTGGTAAAGGAAGGTATCCAGATAATAGTGAGATATTAGAATACAGTGAATACCTACTTTCCAAAAAGGATTTCATGAATAAGAAAGTTTTAGTAACAGCTGGTCCTACGGTTGAAAGAATTGATCCTGTAAGGTTTTTGTCAAACAGGTCCAGTGGAAGAATGGGTTACGAATTAGCAAGAGAATTTGCAAACAGAGGAGCTGACGTTACTTTAATATCTGGACCTACCGACTTAAAACCACCATCTATTGTAAAAAAAATCATAAGAATAGAAAGTGCAAAAGAATTAAGAGAAAAGGTATTAGAGCATTTTGAAGATAGTGATATAATAGTTATGACAGCTGCAGTAAGCGATGTAAGAATAAAAAATTATTCGGAACAAAAGTTAAAAAAAGATACAATAGTTAATCTAGAAATTGAGAAAAATCCTGATATAATAAAAGAATTAGGAAGGAAAAAAAGAGATGGTCAAATACTTGTTGGATTCGCTGCGGAAACAGAGAACTTAAAAGAGAATGCCATAAAGAAATTAAAAGAAAAAAAGATTGATATGATAGTTTTAAACGATGTTTCAAGAGAAGATATAGGGTTTGAAAAAGAGGAAAACGAGGTGACCATTTTTACTAGTAAGGAGGAACTTCGACTTGAGAAAAATCACAAAAGGATTATCGCTAATAATATTTGTGACTTTATTTTCAGTACTTTTTTCTGA
- the rlmB gene encoding 23S rRNA (guanosine(2251)-2'-O)-methyltransferase RlmB, with amino-acid sequence MYIYGKNILKEIIETHYPVKHIFFSSSKTEKGSLKEIVEDVANLGYSYSFSPNEVLEKMALTSKHQGIVIDIGNDFKYENLDIIEGKEKLFLVILDQIQDPHNFGAIVRTSVAAGVDAIIIPKDNAVEVTPVVIKVSSGQIFKIPIIKVTNLSNTIETLKKENVWVYGADIGGKPYYEIDWQGNICLVFGNEGNGIRKNVKNHCDELVSIPMFNNVESLNVSVSAGIILFEAKKQRTFNK; translated from the coding sequence TTGTATATATACGGAAAAAACATATTGAAAGAGATTATTGAGACTCATTATCCTGTAAAGCATATTTTTTTCAGTAGTTCCAAAACGGAAAAAGGGTCTTTAAAAGAAATCGTCGAAGATGTTGCAAATTTAGGATATTCTTACAGTTTTTCCCCCAATGAAGTTTTGGAAAAGATGGCTTTAACAAGCAAGCATCAGGGAATCGTCATTGATATCGGGAACGATTTTAAATATGAAAATTTGGATATTATAGAAGGAAAAGAAAAACTATTTTTAGTAATCTTGGATCAAATACAAGATCCGCATAATTTTGGAGCTATTGTAAGGACTTCGGTGGCTGCAGGGGTTGACGCCATTATAATACCAAAAGATAATGCTGTTGAAGTCACACCTGTTGTTATAAAAGTTTCTTCTGGTCAAATATTTAAGATACCAATAATTAAAGTAACCAATCTTTCCAATACAATAGAGACATTAAAGAAGGAAAATGTTTGGGTTTATGGAGCAGATATAGGAGGCAAACCTTATTATGAAATCGATTGGCAAGGAAATATATGCTTGGTTTTTGGAAATGAAGGAAATGGCATTCGAAAAAACGTTAAAAACCATTGTGATGAATTAGTAAGCATACCGATGTTTAACAACGTTGAGTCTTTAAATGTATCGGTTAGTGCAGGAATTATACTTTTTGAAGCGAAGAAACAAAGAACTTTTAATAAGTAA